A single Musa acuminata AAA Group cultivar baxijiao chromosome BXJ2-1, Cavendish_Baxijiao_AAA, whole genome shotgun sequence DNA region contains:
- the LOC103991957 gene encoding nicotinamide adenine dinucleotide transporter 1, chloroplastic has protein sequence MPGDLHGPSLRDLLCNACAGASAGIIAATFVCPLDVVKTRLQVHGLPNLPQSSRRGSLIISSLEQIIRKEGFKGMYHGLSPTILALLPNWAVYFTVYDKLKGLLHSHDATKVDNQLSVGANVLAASGAGAATAVVTNPLWVVKTRLQTQRIRPGVVPYKSVMSALRRISHEEGIRGFYSGLLPALAGISHVAIQFPVYENIKLHLANKDNTTVDKLSAGSVAIASSLSKVLASTMTYPHEVVRSKLQEQGHARNSLTQYAGVVDCVKKVFRKDGISGFYRGCGTNLLRTTPAAVITFTSYEMIQRFLHQFVPSEESHPEIIPDAGSQKMKRLV, from the exons ATGCCGGGTGATCTCCACGGGCCGTCCCTTCGCGATCTCCTCTGCAATGCATGCGCTGGGGCGTCCGCCG GGATCATTGCAGCGACGTTTGTGTGCCCGCTGGACGTGGTAAAGACGAGGCTTCAAGTGCATGGATTGCCCAATCTTCCACAATCTTCGCGGCGGG gaAGTCTTATCATTTCAAGCTTAGAACAAATAATTAGGAAAGAAGGATTTAAAGGAATGTATCATGGCCTTTCTCCGACAATTTTAGCGCTACTTCCAAATTGGGCA GTGTACTTTACAGTTTATGATAAGCTTAAAGGGCTACTTCATTCACATG ATGCAACTAAGGTAGACAATCAACTTTCGGTTGGAGCAAATGTTCTTGCTGCCTCAGGTGCAGGGGCTGCAACGGCAGTTGTGACCAATCCTCTGTGGGTTGTTAAGACCAGACTTCAA ACTCAGAGGATCAGACCTGGAGTAGTTCCTTACAAAAGTGTAATGTCTGCATTGAGAAGGATTTCACACGAAGAAGGCATCCGAGGGTTTTATAG TGGTCTTCTTCCAGCTCTAGCTGGTATTAGCCATGTTGCAATCCAGTTTCCAGTATATGAAAATATCAAATTGCACTTAGCAAACAAAG ATAACACCACGGTGGATAAGCTCAGTGCTGGTAGTGTGGCTATTGCTTCTTCGCTCTCAAAAGTGCTCGCCTCCACAATGACCTACCCTCATGAG GTTGTGCGGTCCAAACTGCAAGAACAAGGACATGCTCGCAACTCTCTAACTCAATATGCTGGTGTCGTGGACTGTGTTAAGAAGGTCTTCCGGAAGGATGGCATATCTGGATTTTACCGTGGCTGTGGCACAAATTTGTTACGAACCACCCCAGCAGCTGTTATCACATTCACCAGTTATGAGATGATTCAAAGATTTTTGCATCAATTTGTTCCTTCTGAAGAAAGCCATCCAGAAATAATCCCAGATGCTGGAAGTCAGAAAATGAAGAGACTAGTTTGA
- the LOC135598766 gene encoding 18.1 kDa class I heat shock protein-like, which translates to MSLAHNLLLGCHSNIFDALRGFPSDDSGADDIRMDWKETPEAHVFKADLPGVRKGDVKVEVEDGRVLSISGERSGDPIDHKEKCEWHCSERSRGRFYRRFRLPEDAKADEMKASIENGVLTLIVPKRQMKKPEARSVEITGGAASKKRGKEKDVVCCSFWPL; encoded by the coding sequence ATGTCTCTCGCCCACAACTTGTTGTTGGGTTGTCACAGCAACATCTTCGATGCACTCCGTGGCTTTCCCTCGGATGACTCCGGCGCAGACGACATCCGCATGGACTGGAAGGAGACCCCGGAGGCGCATGTCTTCAAGGCCGACCTCCCGGGGGTCAGAAAGGGGGACGtgaaggtggaggtggaggacGGCAGGGTCCTCTCCATAAGCGGCGAGCGAAGCGGGGATCCGATCGATCACAAGGAGAAGTGCGAGTGGCACTGCTCGGAGAGGAGCCGCGGCAGGTTCTACAGGCGGTTCCGGCTGCCGGAGGATGCGAAGGCCGATGAGATGAAGGCCTCCATCGAGAACGGGGTGCTCACCTTGATAGTGCCCAAGCGGCAGATGAAGAAGCCCGAGGCAAGGTCCGTTGAGATCACAGGCGGAGCAGCGAGCAAGAAGAGGGGCAAAGAGAAGGACGTCGTTTGCTGCAGCTTTTGGCCTCTCTGA
- the LOC135598765 gene encoding protein SAR DEFICIENT 1-like, with translation MAAKRLRDDPDKESEPSEEKQMRRLPSFSTVIKEAMMAKSLNNFFVALEPLLRRVVKEEVERGVIHSMRSFQRSTPMQIEAAAESSSFKLTFNKQLSLPIFTGSKIDDIESKPLQIVVVDVHTGEVPLSTLSSPLKVEVVVLDGDFPSGDQEDWTGAEFQNNIVKERTGKRPLLTGDVNVTLRDGAASISDLCFTDNSSWIRSRHFRIGARVVPGSHNAPRIREAITEPFMVKDHRGELYKKHYPPALGDEVWRLERIGKDGAFHKKLSAVNINTVQDFLKLLAVDPHRLRSILGVGMSDRMWEGTVAHAKTCEVGDKRYVHRAPQCSLVFNAVCEVVEIISDDMTLTLQSLSKPQRAYVNLLVREAHRNWDSLEDADAFFDQSIVAANVQMQQSEIEPFPWHEVEENAIEYQLEDYEIPDPAQPSF, from the exons ATGGCAGCTAAGAGGCTTCGTGATGACCCTGACAAAGAGTCTGAACCGTCGGAGGAGAAACAGATGCGACGCCTGCCTTCATTCTCGAC GGTCATCAAAGAGGCGATGATGGCGAAATCCCTGAACAACTTCTTCGTCGCATTGGAGCCGCTGCTTCGCAGAGTG GTGAAAGAGGAGGTGGAGCGAGGAGTAATCCACAGCATGCGCTCGTTTCAGAG GTCCACCCCAATGCAAATCGAAGCAGCAGCAGAATCATCAAGCTTCAAGCTTACCTTCAACAAGCAGCTGTCACTTCCCATATTCACCGGCAGCAAAATAGATGACATCGAGAGTAAGCCGCTCCAGATCGTCGTCGTAGATGTGCACACCGGCGAGGTCCCTTTGTCCACTCTGTCATCCCCTCTCAAGGTAGAAGTAGTAGTCTTGGACGGAGATTTCCCTTCGGGGGATCAGGAGGACTGGACTGGCGCCGAGTTCCAGAACAACATCGTGAAGGAAAGGACGGGGAAGAGGCCACTGCTCACAGGAGACGTCAACGTCACATTGAGAGATGGCGCTGCTTCCATCTCCGACCTCTGCTTCACTGACAATTCTAGTTGGATAAGGAGTCGACACTTCAGGATCGGTGCCAGAGTCGTTCCCGGGAGCCACAACGCGCCAAGAATCAGAGAAGCCATCACCGAGCCCTTCATGGTCAAAGATCACAGAGGAGAAC TATACAAGAAGCATTACCCACCAGCTCTCGGCGATGAGGTATGGCGACTGGAGAGGATTGGGAAGGACGGAGCGTTCCACAAAAAGCTGTCGGCTGTTAACATCAACACGGTCCAAGACTTCCTGAAGCTGCTGGCCGTCGACCCTCATCGCCTTCGCAGC ATACTGGGCGTGGGGATGTCCGACCGGATGTGGGAGGGAACCGTCGCTCACGCCAAGACATGCGAGGTGGGCGACAAGCGTTACGTCCACCGAGCCCCGCAGTGTAGCCTTGTCTTCAACGCCGTGTGCGAAGTCGTGGAGATCATCTCCGACGACATGACACTAACATTGCAGAGCCTAAGCAAACCTCAGAGA GCCTATGTGAACCTTCTGGTTCGCGAAGCACATCGGAACTGGGATAGTTTGGAAGATGCTGATGCATTCTTCGACCAGAGCATTGTTGCAGCGA ATGTGCAGATGCAGCAAAGTGAGATAGAGCCATTTCCCTGGCATGAAGTTGAAGAGAATGCAATAGAGTATCAGCTGGAAGACTATGAAATCCCTGATCCTGCTCAGCCTTCCTTTTGA
- the LOC135598767 gene encoding 18.1 kDa class I heat shock protein-like, with product MSIVRRSNIFDPFSLDVFDPFQGFPFDAFRSLSETRPGFASETSAFANTRIDWKETPDAHVFKADLPGVNKEEVKVEVEEGRVLQISGERNKEQEEKNDKWHRVERSSGKFLRRFRLPENAKVDQVKASMENGVLTVTVPKEEVKKPDVKSIEICG from the coding sequence ATGTCGATCGTGAGGCGCAGCAACATCTTTGATCCCTTCTCTCTCGACGTTTTCGACCCCTTCCAGGGCTTCCCCTTCGACGCCTTTCGCTCCCTGAGCGAGACGCGCCCCGGCTTCGCGAGCGAAACCTCCGCCTTCGCCAACACCCGCATCGACTGGAAGGAGACGCCCGATGCCCACGTCTTCAAGGCCGACCTCCCCGGGGTGAACAAGGAGGAGGTGAAAGTGGAGGTGGAGGAAGGCAGGGTCCTTCAGATCAGCGGCGAGCGAAACAAGGAGCAGGAGGAGAAGAACGACAAGTGGCACCGCGTGGAGAGGAGCAGCGGCAAGTTCCTCAGGAGGTTCCGGCTGCCGGAGAACGCCAAGGTTGACCAGGTCAAGGCCTCCATGGAGAACGGCGTCCTCACTGTGACTGTCCCCAAGGAGGAAGTTAAGAAGCCCGACGTGAAGTCCATAGAGATCTGCGGCTGA